In Cedecea neteri, a single genomic region encodes these proteins:
- a CDS encoding acyltransferase family protein, which yields MKKKQLWINQIKGLCICLVVIYHSVITFYPHLTSLGPGLNLYVAKLWVYLNLYLAPFRMPVFFFISGYLITRYIHEVKWRDSVDKRLWNIFYVLLLWGLIQWIALTHLNQWLAPDLERNPASNAAYADSLGQFALSMAKASTSLWYLYALLVYFVMFKALRRYRIPVLLALMGINVVIAFVPLPWWGLNSVVRNMVYYGLGAWFGPLLMAWMKDFRFSQHPFVCAGIALGSLALYFVNVPLVISLVSIVAILRGFYLLNGWREAREDGFLNVVGSNTIAIYTTHRILIEAISLVMLAKINSGELADTLLLAILLVYPFVSLGICTLVGLGFRKLSVALFGDLFFSPPAQIVASR from the coding sequence ATGAAGAAAAAGCAACTCTGGATCAACCAAATCAAAGGATTATGCATTTGCCTGGTGGTTATCTACCATTCGGTGATTACCTTCTACCCTCACCTCACATCTCTCGGGCCCGGCCTGAATCTGTATGTCGCCAAACTCTGGGTTTACCTTAATCTCTACCTCGCCCCCTTCCGAATGCCGGTGTTCTTCTTTATTTCCGGCTACCTGATCACCCGCTACATCCATGAAGTGAAATGGCGCGACAGCGTGGACAAGCGGCTGTGGAACATTTTTTACGTACTGCTGCTGTGGGGCCTGATTCAGTGGATCGCGCTGACGCACCTTAACCAGTGGCTGGCACCCGATCTTGAGCGCAATCCGGCGTCTAACGCCGCTTACGCCGACTCGCTGGGGCAGTTTGCTCTCAGCATGGCGAAGGCCAGCACCAGCCTGTGGTATCTCTACGCCCTGCTGGTTTACTTCGTGATGTTTAAAGCCCTGCGCCGCTACCGCATCCCGGTGCTGCTGGCGCTGATGGGCATCAACGTGGTTATCGCCTTTGTGCCGCTGCCGTGGTGGGGGCTGAACAGCGTGGTGCGGAATATGGTGTATTACGGCCTCGGCGCGTGGTTTGGCCCTTTGCTGATGGCCTGGATGAAGGACTTCCGCTTTTCGCAACACCCGTTTGTCTGCGCAGGCATCGCCCTGGGATCGCTGGCGCTTTACTTTGTCAACGTGCCGCTGGTGATTTCTCTGGTGTCTATCGTGGCTATCCTGCGCGGTTTCTATTTGCTGAACGGCTGGCGCGAAGCACGTGAAGACGGCTTCCTGAACGTGGTGGGCTCGAACACGATTGCCATTTACACCACGCACCGCATTTTGATCGAAGCGATAAGCCTGGTGATGCTGGCTAAAATCAACAGCGGTGAGCTTGCTGACACGCTGCTACTGGCGATTCTGCTGGTCTACCCGTTTGTTAGTCTGGGTATTTGTACGCTGGTTGGTCTCGGTTTCCGTAAACTTTCGGTCGCGCTATTTGGCGATCTGTTTTTCTCGCCTCCCGCACAAATCGTCGCCAGCCGGTAA
- the lolC gene encoding lipoprotein-releasing ABC transporter permease subunit LolC — protein sequence MYQPVALFIGLRYMRGRAADRFGRFVSWLSTIGITLGVMALVTVLSVMNGFERELQNNILGLMPQALITSPSGSINPQQLPADSLKLQGVTRIAPLTTGDVVLQSARSVGVGVMLGVQPDEKDPLSPYLVNVKQADLVAGQYNVILGEQLAGSLGVKRGETIRIMVPSASQFTPMGRLPSQRLFTVIGTFAASSEVDGYQMLVNQQDASRLMRYPAGNITGWRLWLAEPLKVDVLSQQTLPQGTEWKDWRERKGELFQAVRMEKNMMGLLLSLIVAVAAFNIITSLGLLVMEKQGEVAILQTQGLTRRQIMTVFMVQGAGAGVIGALLGALLGALLASQLNNLMPIIGILLDGAALPVAIEPVQVVVIAIVAMAIALLSTLYPSWRAAATQPAEALRYE from the coding sequence ATGTATCAACCTGTCGCGTTATTTATAGGCCTGCGCTACATGCGTGGGCGAGCAGCGGACCGCTTCGGTCGCTTTGTCTCCTGGCTGTCGACGATTGGTATCACCCTCGGGGTGATGGCGCTGGTCACGGTTCTTTCGGTGATGAATGGCTTCGAGCGTGAGCTGCAAAACAACATCCTCGGCCTGATGCCGCAGGCGTTGATCACATCCCCTTCCGGCTCTATTAATCCCCAGCAGCTTCCCGCCGATTCCCTGAAACTTCAGGGCGTAACGCGTATTGCGCCGCTGACGACCGGCGACGTGGTGCTGCAAAGCGCCCGCAGCGTGGGCGTTGGCGTCATGCTGGGTGTGCAGCCGGACGAGAAAGATCCGCTTTCCCCGTACCTGGTTAACGTCAAGCAAGCCGATTTGGTGGCCGGGCAATATAACGTCATCCTCGGTGAGCAGCTCGCCGGCTCGTTGGGCGTTAAGCGCGGGGAAACCATTCGCATTATGGTGCCGTCCGCCAGCCAGTTTACGCCGATGGGGCGTTTACCGAGCCAGCGTCTGTTCACCGTGATCGGTACCTTCGCCGCCAGCAGCGAAGTGGACGGCTACCAGATGCTGGTCAACCAGCAGGACGCCTCGCGCCTGATGCGCTACCCGGCGGGGAATATCACCGGCTGGCGTCTGTGGCTGGCTGAGCCGCTCAAGGTCGATGTGCTGAGCCAACAAACGCTGCCGCAGGGCACCGAATGGAAAGACTGGCGCGAGCGCAAAGGCGAGCTGTTCCAGGCCGTGCGCATGGAGAAAAACATGATGGGGCTGCTGCTGAGCCTGATCGTGGCCGTCGCCGCTTTTAACATCATTACTTCCCTTGGCCTGCTGGTGATGGAAAAGCAGGGCGAAGTGGCGATTCTGCAAACCCAGGGGCTAACCCGCCGCCAGATTATGACGGTGTTTATGGTTCAGGGCGCGGGTGCGGGCGTGATTGGCGCGCTGCTCGGGGCTTTACTCGGGGCGCTGCTTGCCAGCCAGTTGAATAATTTAATGCCGATCATCGGCATCCTGCTTGATGGCGCGGCCCTGCCGGTAGCCATTGAACCTGTACAGGTTGTGGTGATTGCCATTGTGGCGATGGCCATTGCTTTGCTGTCCACGCTTTACCCTTCGTGGCGCGCCGCCGCGACCCAACCCGCTGAGGCTTTACGTTATGAGTAA
- the lolD gene encoding lipoprotein-releasing ABC transporter ATP-binding protein LolD, which yields MSNSVLLQCDNLCKRYQEGKVQTDVLHDVSFSINAGELMAIVGSSGSGKSTLLHLLGGLDTPTSGDVVFNGQAMSKLSSAAKAELRNRELGFIYQFHHLLPDFTALENVAMPLLIGKKKPEEVQKRALEMLAAVGLDHRSSHRPSELSGGERQRVAIARALVNNPRLVLADEPTGNLDARNADSIFELLGELNVRQGTAFLVVTHDLQLAKRMSRQLEMRDGRLTSDLTLMGAQ from the coding sequence ATGAGTAATTCTGTCCTGTTGCAGTGTGACAACCTGTGCAAACGCTATCAGGAAGGCAAAGTGCAAACGGATGTGCTGCACGATGTCAGCTTCAGCATCAACGCGGGTGAACTAATGGCGATTGTCGGCAGCTCCGGCTCCGGCAAAAGTACCTTGCTGCACCTGCTGGGCGGGCTGGACACGCCGACTTCCGGCGACGTGGTGTTCAACGGCCAGGCGATGAGCAAACTCTCCTCGGCGGCGAAGGCGGAGCTGCGTAACCGCGAGCTGGGCTTTATCTACCAGTTCCACCACCTGCTGCCGGACTTTACTGCGCTGGAAAACGTGGCGATGCCGCTGCTTATCGGCAAGAAAAAGCCGGAAGAAGTGCAGAAGCGAGCGCTGGAGATGCTGGCTGCCGTGGGGCTGGATCACCGCAGCAGTCACCGCCCGTCGGAGCTGTCCGGCGGCGAACGTCAGCGCGTGGCCATTGCCCGTGCGCTGGTGAACAACCCTCGCCTGGTGCTGGCGGATGAGCCGACTGGTAACCTGGACGCGCGCAACGCCGACAGTATTTTCGAGCTGCTGGGCGAGCTGAACGTGCGCCAGGGCACCGCATTCCTGGTGGTAACCCACGATCTGCAGCTGGCAAAACGCATGTCCCGCCAGCTGGAAATGCGTGATGGCCGCTTAACCAGCGATCTGACGTTAATGGGAGCGCAGTAA
- the lolE gene encoding lipoprotein-releasing ABC transporter permease subunit LolE, whose translation MASPLSLLIGLRFSRGRRRSGMVSLISVISTLGIALGVAVLIVGLSAMNGFERELKNRILAVVPHGDIEPVNQPFTNWQRALPEVEGVKGIVAAAPYIRFTGLVESGANLRAVEVKGVDPVQETQLSALPQYVQNNAWANFKAGQQQIIMGKGVADALKVKQGDWVSIMIPNNDGGTRLMQPKRVRLQIAGILSLSGQLDHSLAMVPLQDAQGYLDMGDSVTGIAIKVNDVFNARQLVRDAGLATNSYVRISSWIDTYGYMYRDIQMIRAIMYLAMVLVIGVACFNIVSTLVIAVKDKSSDIAVLRTLGAKDGLIRAIFVWYGLLAGLLGSVSGVVVGVLASWQLTNIIGVIEKLIGHHFLSGDIYFIDFLPSELHWLDVVYVLVTALVLSLLASWYPARRASNIDPARVLSGQ comes from the coding sequence ATGGCTTCCCCGCTTTCTCTATTGATTGGCCTGCGTTTCAGCCGTGGGCGACGCCGCAGCGGCATGGTGTCGCTGATCTCGGTGATCTCCACGCTAGGCATCGCGCTGGGCGTGGCGGTACTGATCGTCGGCCTGAGCGCGATGAACGGCTTCGAGCGCGAGCTGAAAAACCGCATTCTTGCCGTGGTGCCTCACGGTGACATTGAGCCGGTGAACCAGCCCTTTACCAACTGGCAGCGGGCGCTGCCCGAGGTGGAAGGCGTCAAAGGCATCGTGGCCGCCGCGCCGTATATTCGTTTTACCGGGCTGGTGGAAAGTGGGGCAAACCTGCGCGCCGTTGAGGTGAAGGGCGTTGATCCGGTGCAGGAAACGCAGCTGAGCGCTCTGCCACAGTACGTCCAGAACAATGCCTGGGCGAACTTCAAGGCCGGGCAGCAGCAAATCATCATGGGCAAAGGCGTGGCGGACGCGCTGAAGGTGAAACAGGGCGACTGGGTGTCGATCATGATCCCCAACAACGACGGCGGCACCAGGCTGATGCAGCCCAAGCGTGTCCGACTGCAAATCGCCGGTATTCTGTCCCTGAGTGGCCAGCTGGATCACAGCCTGGCGATGGTGCCGCTGCAGGATGCGCAGGGCTACCTGGACATGGGCGATAGCGTCACCGGGATAGCCATCAAGGTGAATGACGTGTTTAACGCCCGGCAGCTGGTGCGTGACGCGGGGCTGGCAACTAATTCCTACGTGCGTATCAGCAGCTGGATTGATACCTACGGCTATATGTACCGCGACATCCAGATGATCCGCGCCATCATGTACCTGGCGATGGTGCTGGTGATAGGCGTGGCCTGCTTTAACATCGTTTCCACGCTGGTGATAGCGGTGAAAGACAAGAGCAGCGACATCGCGGTGCTGCGGACGCTTGGCGCCAAAGACGGCTTGATCCGCGCTATTTTCGTCTGGTACGGGCTGCTGGCCGGGCTGCTGGGCAGCGTCAGCGGCGTGGTGGTTGGCGTGCTGGCTTCGTGGCAGCTGACCAACATTATCGGCGTGATTGAAAAACTCATCGGGCACCATTTCCTGTCCGGTGATATTTATTTCATTGATTTCTTACCTTCTGAGCTGCACTGGCTGGACGTGGTTTACGTTCTGGTGACGGCGCTGGTCCTTAGCCTTCTGGCTAGCTGGTACCCGGCCCGGCGCGCAAGCAATATCGATCCGGCAAGGGTGCTAAGCGGACAATAA
- the cobB gene encoding Sir2 family NAD+-dependent deacetylase translates to MLSRRQHRLSRFRKNKRLLRQRLRQRIFFRDRTGPEAMDRPRVVVLTGAGISAESGIRTFRAADGLWEEHRVEDVATPEGFARDPALVQRFYNDRRRQLQQPEIQPNAAHLALAKLEEALGDHFVLVTQNIDNLHERAGSKNVIHMHGELLKVRCASSGQVLDWQDDITPEDRCHCCQISSALRPHVVWFGEMPLGMDEIYQAIATADYFIAIGTSGHVYPAAGFVHEARLQGAHTVELNLEPSQVGSEFEEKHYGLASQVVPEFVDKFLKGL, encoded by the coding sequence ATGCTTTCTCGTCGTCAGCACCGGCTGAGCCGGTTTCGGAAGAACAAACGCCTGCTGCGCCAACGTTTGCGTCAGCGCATCTTTTTCAGAGACAGGACAGGGCCGGAAGCGATGGACAGACCAAGAGTTGTTGTACTGACCGGGGCGGGGATTTCCGCTGAATCAGGCATTCGTACCTTCCGGGCTGCCGACGGGCTGTGGGAAGAGCACCGCGTCGAAGACGTGGCGACGCCGGAAGGCTTCGCTCGCGACCCGGCGCTGGTGCAGCGTTTTTATAACGACCGCCGCCGCCAGCTTCAGCAGCCGGAAATCCAGCCCAATGCCGCGCACCTGGCGCTGGCGAAGCTGGAAGAGGCGCTGGGCGACCATTTTGTGCTGGTCACCCAGAATATCGACAACCTCCACGAGCGGGCGGGCAGTAAAAACGTCATCCATATGCACGGCGAGCTGCTCAAGGTTCGCTGCGCCAGCAGCGGCCAGGTGCTGGACTGGCAGGATGACATCACCCCGGAAGACCGCTGCCACTGCTGCCAGATTTCCTCGGCGCTGCGCCCGCACGTCGTCTGGTTCGGCGAAATGCCGCTGGGCATGGACGAAATTTATCAGGCGATTGCTACTGCAGATTACTTTATTGCCATTGGGACTTCCGGGCACGTTTACCCGGCGGCGGGCTTTGTGCATGAGGCCCGTTTGCAGGGGGCACACACCGTGGAGCTGAATCTGGAGCCAAGCCAGGTCGGC
- the nagK gene encoding N-acetylglucosamine kinase: MYYGFDIGGTKIALGVYDQQRRLLWEARVATPHDSYENFLDAVVGLVAQADEKFNCRGSVGIGIPGMPETDDGTLYAANVPAASGKPLRADLSAMLERDVRIDNDANCFALSEAWDDEFLNYPVVMGLILGTGVGGGIIINGKSITGRSYITGEFGHTRLPVDALEILGRDIPFTRCGCGKNGCIENYLSGRGFAWLWQHFYQEPLDAKEIISRYRQGDEQAIEHVDRFLELLAACLGNLLTSIDPHLVVIGGGLSNFSDIYAQLPERLPKYLLPVAAVPRIEQARHGDAGGMRGAAFLHYTE; encoded by the coding sequence ATGTATTACGGATTTGATATCGGCGGCACTAAGATTGCACTCGGCGTTTACGACCAGCAGCGGCGTTTACTTTGGGAAGCCCGGGTTGCTACTCCTCATGACAGTTACGAAAATTTCCTCGACGCGGTGGTCGGGCTGGTGGCGCAGGCCGACGAGAAGTTTAACTGCCGCGGCTCGGTAGGCATTGGCATTCCGGGCATGCCGGAAACCGACGACGGCACGCTGTATGCTGCTAACGTTCCAGCTGCCAGCGGCAAACCGCTTCGCGCAGACCTGAGCGCCATGCTTGAGCGCGACGTGCGCATCGACAACGACGCCAACTGCTTCGCGCTTTCTGAAGCCTGGGACGACGAATTCCTCAACTACCCGGTGGTGATGGGCCTGATCCTCGGCACTGGCGTCGGCGGCGGCATCATCATCAACGGCAAATCTATCACCGGCCGCAGCTACATCACTGGTGAATTCGGCCATACCCGCCTGCCGGTGGACGCGCTGGAAATCCTCGGGCGTGATATTCCCTTCACCCGCTGCGGCTGCGGTAAAAACGGTTGCATCGAAAACTACCTCTCCGGGCGCGGATTTGCCTGGCTGTGGCAGCACTTCTATCAGGAACCGCTGGACGCGAAAGAGATCATCTCCCGCTACCGCCAGGGCGACGAACAGGCCATCGAGCACGTGGATCGTTTCCTGGAGCTGCTGGCCGCCTGTCTCGGCAATTTATTGACCTCAATTGACCCGCATCTGGTGGTGATTGGCGGAGGATTGTCTAACTTTAGCGATATCTACGCTCAACTGCCGGAACGCCTGCCGAAGTACCTGCTGCCGGTTGCCGCAGTGCCGCGTATTGAACAGGCTCGCCACGGCGACGCAGGCGGTATGCGTGGCGCGGCATTCCTCCACTACACGGAGTAA